The DNA segment GCACCTGGCAGCgccgcgcggggccgggggctgctgccaccccccGCGGGGGCTGCGAGCTGCCGGGAGGGGAGCGCCCCGAGCGTGGGGCCTTTGAACTTCGCAGGTGCCCGAGCTAGATGTGGTCCCGGGGAAGGTGTCGGTAGGATGTGGGCTGAAGGCTGTCGTCGCCGCCAGGACGGCTCTTGtcgggctccagcagcaccgtTGAGGCCCgggggatggaggcagggcCCCCGCGGGGCAGGTGCAGTGGGGGGGCTGCCTCCCCCCGGGGACATCCGGGTGGCAGCCCACTGTGGCGAAGCGTGTGACGCCAGAAGCGCAGGCGAGGCTCATATTTGGGCACGGAGCAGGTTAttggagccgcggccccgcagccgGGAGATGAGGCGCCTGATAAAGGCTGCCCCGGTGCTGCTGCCTGCGTTGGCTCGGGCGCAGGCCTGAGGGAGCTGCCCCGGCTGCGCCGGCTCGGGGCCGGTGCCGTGGGGCCGGTGCCGTGGGGCCGGTGGCCATGGGGCCGGTGGCggcgctggggctgctgctgtgcgTGCGGCTGTGTGCGGGTGAGtggcggcgggcgggagcggggcccgcGGCGGTGGCGGGCCCGGCTCAGCAGCCCCCGTGCCGCAGGCTCCGGGCAGCTGCGTCTGgtgggcggcggcgggcgctgtGCCGGGCGCGTGGAGGTGGAGCACGGCGGTGAGTGGGGCTCCGTGTGCGTCAACGACTACGACTGGGAAGCTCCATGGGCCGCGGTGGTGTGCcggctgctgggctgtggccGGGTGGCCAGGGCGTCCCCGTACGCCCCGTTCGGGCAGGGCACCGGGCGGATCTGGCTGCAGCCCTTCTTCTGCAGAGGAGTTGAGAGTGCGCTGGAGGAGTGTACCCACTTTGGATGGGGACGGCACTTCTGTGGCCACGACCGGGATGTGGGGGTGACCTGCACAGGTGAGGAGACACGCTGGCCGTGCAGGGACCGGCACGTTGTGCTGGAGCATCCTGGGCAGGTCTGAGCCGTGCCGGTTTCCCTGTGCAGATGCCGTGGAGCTGAGGCTGGCGGGCGGCAGCAGTCCCTGTGCCGGGAGGGTGGAGGTGAagctgcagggacagtggggCTCGGTGGCAGACGGCGATTGGGACATGGAGGACGCCGAGGTGGTttgccagcagctgggctgtggctcgGCTTCCAAAGCCAACTACGCCCGTGACACCTTCGGCATAGGGAATGGGCTCCTCAGCTTGGTCCTGGTGGACTGCAGGGGGGACGAGGCCACGCTCTGGGACTGCGAGATCCGTGGCTGGGGACCCTATAACAGCAGCATCCATTACTGGGACACGGCTGTTGTCTGCCAAGGTAGGAGCTGGGCTTATGGGGGCACGGGGCACTGCCTGCGCATCCCTTGACACTGGTCCTGCAGGATTCTCCCGGCTAGTCGGAGGTGATGGAGCCTGTGCCGGGCGTCTGGAGGTGCGTCGGGGCCGGGCCTGGGTCGGTGTCTGTGAGGATCAGGTGGACATGAAGGCGGCCCAGGTggtgtgcagggagctgggctgcgGTGAGGCGCTcgccatccctggcagcgctcgATTTGGGAGAGGATCAGGGTCATTCTGGGACGGTGGCTTCCAGTGCAATGGCACCGAGTCCCTGCTCAGTGCGTGTGCCCGGCGTCTGCCCCTCAGCCAGGCCTGCGCCGGCCCTGCCAGGGTCATCTGCTCCGGTAAGTGCTGGGGACGGCGGGAGCTGTTGGGGTCCCTGCGGCATGGCCCCCCTGACCGCCGTTCGTGCCGCAGCCTACACGGGCTTCCGGCTGGGGAACAGCAGCTCGGGATGCTCCGGGCGAGTGGAGGTGGCAGTGAGGGGGACGTGGGGATCCGTGTGCGCCAGCGAGTGGGACCTGGCCGATGCGCACGTCCTGTGCCGCCACCTGGGCTGCGGCCGCGCCTCCAGCGTGCCCCCGGGAGGCTCCTTCGGCagcggggaggggacactgcgGCCGGACGCCTTCGGCTGCCACGGGAGCGAGCGGCACCCGGGCGAGTGCCCCGTGGCCGTGCTGGGGAAGCCGCCCTGTGTGCCCGGAAACGCCGCCGCCGTCAAGTGCTCAGGTGTGCAAGGCGGCTCTGCGAGGAGCCTTAAGGGCTTTTGGGAGCCTGCTAAGAATTGGCAGCAGTGGATGCCGGATATATTTTGGACTG comes from the Taeniopygia guttata chromosome 5, bTaeGut7.mat, whole genome shotgun sequence genome and includes:
- the LOC140684377 gene encoding scavenger receptor cysteine-rich type 1 protein M130-like isoform X2, with the protein product MGPVAALGLLLCVRLCAGSGQLRLVGGGGRCAGRVEVEHGGEWGSVCVNDYDWEAPWAAVVCRLLGCGRVARASPYAPFGQGTGRIWLQPFFCRGVESALEECTHFGWGRHFCGHDRDVGVTCTDAVELRLAGGSSPCAGRVEVKLQGQWGSVADGDWDMEDAEVVCQQLGCGSASKANYARDTFGIGNGLLSLVLVDCRGDEATLWDCEIRGWGPYNSSIHYWDTAVVCQGFSRLVGGDGACAGRLEVRRGRAWVGVCEDQVDMKAAQVVCRELGCGEALAIPGSARFGRGSGSFWDGGFQCNGTESLLSACARRLPLSQACAGPARVICSAYTGFRLGNSSSGCSGRVEVAVRGTWGSVCASEWDLADAHVLCRHLGCGRASSVPPGGSFGSGEGTLRPDAFGCHGSERHPGECPVAVLGKPPCVPGNAAAVKCSGAGFVTTLRLVDGQSLCDGRLEEAITSPAWRRVPLEQWKSWDVNAVCSVLGCGQARDVYSALGTAAALSSSPSLVDIRTEEMDGVLDVGSALTGSPEEMDDQLEEMGDVSGMGPALNSSVEEMAITCSEQLSVRLAGGPGRCRGYLEVSYNGTWGRVCADGTSTDTGTAVCRQLGCGDRGRLLAVPTQQPSLAWLAWVGCEDGARSLWGCPSAPWHLQSCGTGGYAQVECEEDSDGTSEGRTTPYPEGATSTGVPSRSPSAVAVGTVPVPTVLCVVLGTLLCLSLGALALLLCRARSRRRGPGRAADAISNAVYEELDYKAVPEYQEVPTPPGSLSEGRVKKLPYYTGDSVEGSDTEAAPDPPARPEQGTPEGYDDVLDVPQEAPDPSTGDISEGVTRQKSICVLPTGATTDFSDPSPGNTDYDDVGSSAPATLP